From Tissierellales bacterium, a single genomic window includes:
- a CDS encoding response regulator, giving the protein MGKILFVDDQNEILELLRKKMQKTSFEVEFASSGSEALEKLMKSDIDVLVTDIMMHGMNGLDLIDETQKMYPELVKIVLSGNAQVSSIIDAINEGHVYRYIIKPWKIDEDAIEILSKAVEEAGIRKIKNNLKNEIYINIKELNNLRKYSEWELIDYDGRSILKDTGLGVEDYQERKIDSIGGDIRIRYKEES; this is encoded by the coding sequence ATGGGCAAAATTTTATTTGTTGATGATCAAAACGAAATACTTGAATTGCTTAGAAAAAAAATGCAGAAAACTTCTTTTGAAGTTGAATTTGCTTCATCAGGAAGTGAAGCTCTTGAAAAATTGATGAAATCAGATATAGATGTATTGGTAACAGATATAATGATGCACGGCATGAATGGTTTGGATTTAATAGATGAAACTCAAAAAATGTACCCGGAATTGGTGAAAATTGTATTATCGGGCAATGCTCAAGTGAGTTCTATAATTGATGCAATTAATGAGGGACATGTATATAGATATATAATAAAACCTTGGAAAATAGATGAAGATGCAATAGAAATACTATCGAAAGCTGTTGAAGAGGCTGGAATTAGAAAGATTAAAAACAATTTAAAGAATGAAATATATATAAATATAAAGGAATTGAATAATTTGAGAAAATACTCTGAATGGGAATTGATTGATTACGATGGAAGGTCGATTTTGAAAGACACAGGCTTGGGAGTAGAAGATTATCAGGAAAGAAAAATTGACAGCATTGGTGGAGATATTAGAATTAGGTATAAAGAGGAGAGCTAA
- a CDS encoding Hpt domain-containing protein, with protein sequence MNKVKIDIDFEELIPTFLENRRKDCVYLRKLLEKRDYEEMRKLGHSIKGVGYNYGFDVIGDLGKKLEEVVSVKNDLKIKEIASDIENYIENIDIEFIEN encoded by the coding sequence GTGAATAAGGTGAAAATTGATATTGATTTTGAAGAACTTATACCAACATTTCTCGAAAATCGAAGAAAAGATTGTGTGTATTTAAGAAAATTATTAGAGAAAAGAGACTATGAAGAAATGAGAAAACTTGGACATAGCATAAAGGGCGTAGGTTATAATTACGGTTTCGATGTAATTGGTGATTTAGGAAAGAAGCTAGAAGAAGTTGTTAGTGTAAAAAATGATTTGAAAATCAAGGAAATAGCTAGTGATATTGAAAATTATATAGAAAATATCGATATAGAATTTATTGAGAACTAG
- a CDS encoding glycosyltransferase family 2 protein: MRKNILVVSNSNRRINYDEVLNLYRFSKHADILKIENEIERFDSIVVDIQDAKERLECIRYVRKTSPEMPILLVLSQREYDFTQKIVSEFGGYGRCEIVYYHKKTQRLIQRKLHSLLYPEMPSEREEIAIVMPLYNEELRLELVKVFFKELRKMQMNGYCNLSIYLLNDGSKDNTSKLVENFLEEELDSEEWIMYKEMFKFRQLSVNTKKAGTYIDAFTTIDSDILVYVDADNSFSIEDIGKMINILNQGYYDMVIGTKDKSDPNRPLIRKIMSFAKRVLIKPFVPHGITDSQTGLKAMKLTVVDAILSDLSIDYGLAIDLKIMNIVKKKKFRVLQIPVKFEEQEGSHVEIIRDSVNFIKSIIKISLGG, encoded by the coding sequence ATGCGCAAAAATATACTTGTTGTATCAAATTCAAATAGACGAATAAACTATGATGAAGTACTCAATCTTTATAGATTTTCAAAGCATGCTGATATTTTGAAAATTGAGAATGAAATAGAAAGATTTGATTCTATAGTTGTTGATATTCAGGATGCAAAAGAAAGATTAGAATGTATTAGGTATGTAAGAAAGACCAGTCCGGAGATGCCAATATTACTAGTACTGAGCCAGAGAGAATATGATTTTACTCAAAAGATTGTTTCTGAATTCGGAGGGTATGGACGATGTGAAATTGTATATTATCACAAAAAAACTCAAAGACTAATACAGCGTAAATTGCATTCGTTGTTATATCCAGAGATGCCATCTGAAAGAGAGGAAATAGCTATAGTAATGCCGCTATACAATGAGGAGTTGAGACTAGAGCTGGTTAAAGTTTTTTTTAAAGAACTTAGGAAAATGCAAATGAATGGATATTGTAATTTATCAATTTATTTGTTGAATGATGGTAGCAAAGATAATACTTCAAAGCTGGTAGAAAATTTTTTGGAAGAGGAATTAGATAGTGAAGAATGGATCATGTACAAGGAAATGTTTAAATTTAGGCAATTGAGCGTAAATACTAAAAAGGCGGGGACTTATATAGATGCATTTACTACTATAGATTCTGATATCTTAGTATATGTTGATGCAGATAACTCTTTTAGCATAGAGGATATTGGAAAAATGATAAATATATTGAATCAAGGCTACTATGACATGGTTATAGGGACTAAAGACAAGTCTGATCCAAATAGACCGCTGATAAGAAAAATAATGAGTTTTGCGAAAAGAGTATTGATAAAACCATTTGTTCCGCATGGTATAACGGATTCACAAACAGGTTTAAAAGCTATGAAATTGACAGTAGTAGATGCCATATTGTCAGATTTGAGTATTGATTATGGACTAGCTATCGATTTGAAAATAATGAATATAGTTAAAAAGAAAAAGTTTAGAGTTCTTCAAATTCCAGTTAAATTTGAAGAACAGGAAGGCTCTCATGTTGAAATAATTAGAGATTCTGTAAATTTTATAAAGTCGATTATAAAAATATCGTTGGGGGGATAA
- a CDS encoding glycosyltransferase, whose translation MRQTKSAVVIMSMYNDASHAKLAINSCLNQKNIVGIDIRIVVVDDGSDNGSFEEIESTYREEKSVELHRIEHGERGIARAYAFKKAYEGKFDYLVIIDSDMKLKEDLISTAIRRSVENKIESFVVPEIPYSNSNNFYTKVKIFERQVLNDAGETLDESSIEAARFWSRAAYDISGGIDPNQIAFEEIQPTIRYREKGGKVMRLIGTGLFHDEKHVTLHSILKKKYYYFKQMNKTLKAEESGDKKAFKRWYFFRPVLYRKDNLKKYLRHPLLFLGMIWMYILLTITAVIALLKTRALNTSNEKKKTA comes from the coding sequence GTGAGACAAACAAAATCAGCAGTCGTAATAATGAGCATGTACAATGATGCTAGTCATGCAAAGCTTGCTATAAATTCGTGTCTGAATCAAAAAAACATAGTAGGCATAGATATAAGAATTGTGGTAGTTGACGATGGTTCTGACAATGGGAGTTTTGAAGAAATTGAATCGACATATAGAGAGGAAAAATCTGTTGAGCTTCATAGAATAGAGCATGGGGAACGAGGTATAGCTAGAGCATATGCGTTTAAGAAAGCCTATGAAGGGAAATTTGATTATTTAGTTATTATTGATTCAGATATGAAATTAAAAGAAGACCTGATCTCTACTGCTATAAGGCGATCTGTAGAAAACAAGATCGAGTCTTTTGTAGTACCTGAAATACCTTATTCAAACTCCAATAATTTTTATACAAAAGTAAAAATATTTGAGAGACAAGTTTTGAATGATGCTGGTGAAACTTTAGATGAGAGTTCAATAGAAGCGGCAAGATTTTGGAGTAGAGCTGCGTATGATATTTCAGGTGGAATTGATCCAAATCAAATTGCATTTGAGGAAATACAGCCAACTATAAGGTACAGAGAAAAAGGTGGAAAAGTAATGAGACTTATAGGCACTGGACTGTTTCATGACGAAAAACACGTCACACTTCATTCAATTTTGAAGAAGAAATATTATTATTTTAAACAGATGAATAAGACATTGAAGGCCGAAGAAAGTGGCGACAAAAAGGCATTTAAGAGATGGTATTTTTTTAGACCAGTTTTGTACAGAAAGGACAATCTAAAAAAATATTTAAGACATCCACTTTTATTTTTAGGAATGATTTGGATGTATATTTTGTTGACAATTACTGCGGTTATAGCGCTTTTAAAGACAAGAGCGTTAAATACTAGCAATGAAAAGAAAAAGACGGCATAA
- a CDS encoding glycosyltransferase encodes MENLKKFILKRQALLFPFLDVSLNVINYLIHIFLSWYLFSEDYGVLSALLAFLAILMVFGISFQIYVADKVATKNYESEKLQSTIKLGEKISLLALITLVIAGIWIKNLLRSDYIAIIIVGLIFAFNLMTSIERGVMQGKKKFLHLNMSFYIEVTIRLMLTYIGMKVYRHYNMALIAILCGMIFSFLYGRRFLKEGSIKKDYYRRNLYKDEIGKIAKIFIANFYLYYFTSLGMIIVNYYLVSLSGIYGITTKISQLSIKIGFSLITVILPFISREKDNTEIFRRIVKKFILMFLILSVIGLILVYYFTPWFVVVVFSNEYSSAVDYVFKDAIANVILMNAYFLLVVEMVLDHKKYLNDLLITGLILTLGMLIKHENINEIIVVQGVAYLYLFIALIIKFLKKEDVMGNSKERIVLFLSWRDIKAPKKGGAEVFTHEMLKRTSIDGVKFVHFSPLFEGAKPKEEIDNVLYIRKGGPFSVIYHAHKYYKKNRENIEFVVDQANTHRFFTPFWVNREKRIFFIHQFTREIWFRHMKFPMSYIGYYLENWMTKIYRKNYTMTVSESTKDDLLRLGFKNNLIKILPEGIDFKPWAKEEFKEKEKNPTFIYVGRFAAYKGINDAIEAFGKLKATRKDMKFWVVGKKKEKYVSEELKPIMNKYQLTFGDEEEGADVIFWGFVTDEKKLELMSRAHALVFPSLREGWGLTVTEAAAVGTPSIVYDSPGLRDAVNRGKAGYITSINTSEEIKRIMEFSIENRETYVKRRSESYDFASKFNWDNTAREFENMIRFVREEGDRETNKISSRNNEHVQ; translated from the coding sequence ATGGAAAATTTAAAAAAATTTATTTTAAAAAGACAGGCATTGTTGTTTCCGTTTTTAGATGTTTCTCTAAATGTAATCAATTATTTGATACATATATTTCTAAGCTGGTATTTATTTAGTGAAGACTATGGTGTGCTTAGTGCATTATTAGCATTTTTGGCAATACTGATGGTTTTTGGAATATCTTTTCAGATTTATGTTGCAGATAAAGTTGCTACTAAAAATTATGAAAGTGAAAAATTACAATCAACTATAAAACTTGGTGAGAAAATATCGTTGCTAGCATTAATTACATTAGTTATTGCAGGGATTTGGATAAAAAACTTGCTTAGAAGTGATTATATTGCAATTATTATAGTTGGATTAATATTTGCATTCAATTTAATGACGAGTATAGAACGTGGGGTTATGCAAGGGAAAAAGAAATTCTTACATCTCAACATGAGTTTTTACATAGAAGTGACAATTAGGTTAATGCTTACATATATAGGGATGAAAGTTTATAGACATTATAATATGGCATTGATTGCTATATTGTGTGGCATGATATTTAGCTTTTTGTATGGCAGGCGGTTTTTAAAAGAAGGAAGTATAAAAAAAGATTATTATAGGAGAAATTTGTATAAGGATGAAATCGGAAAAATAGCAAAAATTTTTATAGCAAATTTTTATCTTTATTACTTTACTTCACTGGGAATGATAATAGTTAACTATTATTTAGTTAGTTTGTCAGGGATTTACGGGATAACAACAAAAATCAGTCAGCTGTCAATTAAAATAGGATTTAGTCTAATTACTGTAATATTGCCATTTATATCTAGAGAAAAAGATAATACAGAGATTTTTAGAAGAATTGTTAAAAAATTTATATTAATGTTTTTAATACTATCTGTAATTGGATTAATTTTAGTGTATTATTTCACACCTTGGTTTGTAGTTGTTGTATTTAGCAATGAGTATAGTAGTGCAGTTGATTATGTATTCAAAGATGCAATTGCGAATGTGATTTTAATGAATGCTTATTTCTTATTAGTGGTGGAGATGGTTTTAGATCACAAGAAATATTTAAACGATTTGTTAATTACAGGTCTAATTTTAACCTTAGGAATGTTAATTAAGCATGAAAATATTAATGAAATAATAGTTGTACAAGGCGTAGCATATTTGTATTTGTTCATAGCACTTATAATTAAGTTTTTGAAAAAGGAGGATGTTATGGGAAATAGTAAAGAGAGAATTGTATTGTTTTTATCTTGGAGGGATATAAAAGCACCTAAAAAAGGAGGGGCAGAGGTATTTACTCATGAAATGCTTAAAAGAACAAGTATAGATGGAGTCAAATTTGTACATTTTTCACCTTTATTTGAAGGGGCAAAGCCTAAAGAAGAAATAGACAATGTACTCTATATTAGAAAAGGTGGTCCATTTAGTGTTATCTATCATGCGCACAAGTATTATAAAAAAAATAGAGAAAACATAGAGTTTGTAGTCGATCAAGCCAATACTCATAGATTTTTTACACCGTTTTGGGTGAATAGAGAAAAGAGAATATTTTTCATACATCAATTTACTAGAGAAATTTGGTTTAGACATATGAAGTTTCCCATGAGCTATATTGGATATTACTTAGAAAATTGGATGACAAAAATATATAGAAAAAATTATACTATGACGGTTTCAGAGTCTACTAAAGATGATTTGCTTAGACTGGGATTTAAAAACAATCTGATAAAAATACTTCCAGAAGGAATTGATTTCAAGCCGTGGGCGAAAGAAGAATTCAAAGAAAAAGAAAAGAATCCAACATTTATATATGTAGGCAGATTTGCTGCTTATAAGGGGATTAACGATGCTATAGAAGCATTTGGAAAGCTTAAGGCAACAAGAAAAGATATGAAATTTTGGGTAGTTGGTAAGAAAAAAGAAAAATATGTATCAGAGGAATTAAAGCCGATAATGAACAAGTATCAATTGACATTTGGAGATGAAGAAGAGGGTGCAGACGTTATATTTTGGGGATTTGTCACAGATGAGAAAAAATTAGAGCTTATGAGTAGAGCTCATGCTTTAGTTTTTCCATCACTAAGAGAGGGGTGGGGGCTTACTGTAACGGAAGCTGCTGCAGTTGGAACACCAAGTATTGTTTATGATTCACCAGGACTTAGAGATGCTGTGAATAGAGGAAAGGCAGGTTATATAACTAGTATAAATACATCTGAAGAAATAAAGAGAATAATGGAATTTTCTATTGAGAATAGAGAAACATATGTCAAAAGAAGGTCGGAATCATACGATTTTGCTAGTAAATTCAATTGGGATAATACAGCGCGTGAATTTGAAAATATGATTCGATTTGTGAGGGAGGAAGGAGACCGTGAGACAAACAAAATCAGCAGTCGTAATAATGAGCATGTACAATGA
- a CDS encoding sugar phosphate nucleotidyltransferase: MKNLKRIGLIMAGGNGTRFWPSSRQTFPKQFLKLTHGDTLLNETLYRVNKIIDWDDLYIVANINHKDLLKETLPSDFRLENIIYEPLSRNTAPCIIYSAFHLRKIYENAIMCVFPADHHIMDNQSFSQTLIKGICQAEQSNHFVTLGITPSFPATGYGYMDANVSENKPIYSVNKFVEKPDSETAKIYFDSPNYFWNSGIFIWSIDTILKAAERETPLIYSATNKLFNSFPFDYDSLKETYSNFQKISIDYAILEKDFPIDMVPLEASWSDVGSWDAIYDLNSRDNLGNVSDKNTISIDSKNNLIMSSKKVVAAIDVNDLILVETNDAILLCSNKSAQRVKEIVDILKKDGKEHLV; the protein is encoded by the coding sequence ATGAAAAATTTAAAAAGAATAGGCCTTATAATGGCTGGTGGAAATGGTACCCGCTTCTGGCCTTCTAGTAGACAGACTTTTCCAAAACAATTTTTAAAGCTAACTCACGGAGACACACTTTTAAACGAAACTCTATATAGAGTAAATAAAATAATAGATTGGGATGATTTATATATAGTTGCAAATATAAATCATAAAGACTTACTTAAAGAGACGTTACCTTCCGATTTTAGATTAGAAAACATAATATACGAACCTCTTTCAAGAAATACAGCACCATGTATAATTTATTCAGCATTTCATTTAAGAAAAATATATGAAAATGCGATAATGTGTGTATTTCCAGCTGATCACCATATAATGGACAATCAAAGTTTTTCTCAGACTTTGATAAAGGGGATATGCCAAGCTGAACAAAGCAATCACTTCGTAACACTTGGCATAACACCTAGTTTCCCTGCCACTGGATATGGATATATGGATGCTAACGTTTCAGAAAACAAACCCATATACTCTGTAAATAAATTTGTCGAAAAACCAGATTCTGAAACTGCAAAAATATATTTTGACTCTCCAAATTATTTTTGGAATAGCGGTATTTTCATATGGTCTATTGATACAATATTAAAAGCCGCTGAAAGAGAAACTCCACTCATCTATTCAGCGACTAATAAACTTTTTAATTCATTTCCATTTGATTATGATTCATTAAAAGAAACTTACTCTAATTTCCAAAAAATATCAATTGACTATGCAATATTAGAAAAAGATTTTCCAATAGATATGGTTCCATTAGAAGCTTCTTGGAGCGATGTAGGTTCTTGGGATGCCATATATGATCTTAATTCTCGTGATAATTTAGGAAATGTTTCAGATAAAAATACAATTTCTATTGATAGCAAAAATAACCTAATTATGAGTTCCAAAAAAGTTGTAGCAGCCATTGATGTCAATGATTTAATATTGGTCGAAACTAATGATGCCATACTTCTATGCTCTAACAAGTCAGCTCAAAGAGTTAAAGAAATAGTTGATATATTAAAGAAAGATGGTAAGGAACATCTAGTTTAA
- a CDS encoding glycosyltransferase family 4 protein, which produces MKILIVHGYLLSGTGSNLYVQNLARAFCDLGNDVLLCCQDHSASDYDFVNQVVTFSNDGDVMESVWKQTKYNGSCKVYLPKIGKYLPVYVEDYYEKFEAKDVVKWGKNNIEDYIGKNVSAIRYILNEDKPDVVISNHLILQPTCVSRAVQGSIKHFIIVHGSAFNFSVRKSDYLKKLAIESIKASNGIIFLTTSSEKDFLRYFREFKGEINTEIISGGVDLNLFKPLKEENEKMYFIENYIQNGDGKNALDSLKNKIDWKNDNTIMYYGKYLWTKGMQYLILTQPIVNKFHPDAKLILVGFGSAKNYMEKLIDAMNQGDEKYLIELIDNPQKYQDNVEETTLYTLKGFRKLISNDEWRKSYIGLCKGNIKNQILLLDFLPHEKLAPILSCADIAIAPSIYPEAFGLVGIEALASGILPIQADHSGFSSVIDVYQSAYESRTELKAVKRLKLSEDFVMDLLDKILIVLDAYEQSDEKWRFELKSELRTICEENFSWSQTAQNIISLYQRLN; this is translated from the coding sequence TTGAAGATATTGATTGTTCATGGCTACTTGTTAAGTGGAACGGGTAGTAATCTTTATGTTCAAAATTTAGCAAGAGCTTTTTGTGATTTAGGCAATGATGTTTTACTATGCTGTCAAGACCATAGCGCTAGTGATTATGATTTTGTAAATCAAGTAGTGACATTTAGTAATGATGGAGACGTCATGGAGAGTGTATGGAAGCAGACAAAATATAATGGAAGTTGTAAAGTATATCTACCTAAAATAGGGAAATATTTGCCTGTATATGTTGAGGATTATTATGAAAAATTTGAAGCCAAAGATGTTGTTAAATGGGGGAAAAATAATATAGAAGATTACATCGGGAAAAATGTTAGTGCGATAAGATATATTTTAAATGAGGATAAACCTGATGTTGTAATCAGCAATCATTTAATATTACAACCGACTTGTGTATCTAGAGCGGTTCAGGGTAGCATAAAACATTTTATAATAGTCCATGGAAGTGCATTTAATTTCTCTGTAAGGAAAAGTGATTATTTGAAAAAATTAGCGATAGAATCAATAAAGGCTTCTAATGGAATAATTTTTTTAACAACGAGTTCGGAAAAAGATTTTTTGAGATATTTTAGAGAGTTCAAAGGTGAAATCAATACAGAGATAATCTCTGGTGGGGTTGATTTAAATTTATTTAAGCCTCTAAAAGAAGAAAATGAAAAAATGTATTTTATAGAAAATTATATTCAAAATGGCGACGGAAAAAATGCATTGGATAGTTTGAAAAATAAAATAGATTGGAAAAATGATAATACAATTATGTATTATGGTAAATATTTATGGACTAAAGGAATGCAGTATTTGATACTCACACAACCTATAGTTAACAAATTTCATCCCGATGCTAAATTGATACTTGTCGGTTTTGGAAGTGCAAAGAATTATATGGAAAAACTCATTGATGCTATGAATCAAGGGGATGAAAAATACTTAATTGAGTTAATAGATAATCCACAAAAATATCAAGATAATGTGGAAGAGACTACACTATATACTTTGAAGGGATTTAGAAAATTAATATCAAATGACGAGTGGAGAAAATCATATATTGGATTGTGCAAGGGAAATATAAAGAATCAAATTTTGTTGCTAGATTTTTTACCGCATGAAAAATTGGCGCCAATTTTATCGTGCGCAGATATTGCTATTGCACCATCAATATATCCCGAAGCTTTTGGTTTGGTGGGTATAGAAGCTTTAGCTAGTGGAATATTGCCAATTCAAGCTGATCATTCAGGTTTTAGCAGTGTTATAGATGTGTATCAATCAGCTTATGAAAGTAGAACTGAATTGAAAGCTGTAAAGAGACTTAAATTAAGTGAAGATTTTGTCATGGATTTGTTAGATAAAATTTTGATTGTGTTGGATGCATATGAGCAGTCTGATGAAAAGTGGCGATTTGAATTAAAAAGTGAATTGCGAACAATTTGTGAAGAAAACTTCTCATGGAGTCAGACTGCTCAAAATATAATTAGTTTATATCAGAGATTAAACTAG
- a CDS encoding phospho-sugar mutase — MNNKNYEKWLEYDELECELKEELNNMDEKQIEDAFYREISFGTGGMRGIMGAGTNRINTYTIRKATKGVSKWIESQGEAAMDRGVAIAYDCRLNSKKFAQIAGAVLATRGINVYLFEELRPTPELSFAVRELNAFMGIVITASHNPPKYNGYKLYDSKGCQLVPSQIKPIIDNIISIEDSFSIECLPIEELVKLGRVKLIGNEIDRKYIERIEALTTENRNNLEKIKIVYTPLHGAGYEPMRRSFETFDYKDVYFEPNQIIPDGNFSTVDLPNPENKEAFNLALKLATKVKADLVIATDPDADRMGIAVLNKLGDYKLLTGNQVGALLIDYIIAERDKENKLDSDFRIINTIVTSDFGAAIGRSHGIETDSTLTGFKYIGEKIAEYESNGNRKFLFGYEESYGYLIGDFVRDKDAIQSAILFSEMASNYKKMGYTPYEKLQSLYEHYGYYKEELISFKLEGKEGSEKIKFILDEIRNKPEKIVKWKDINYIEDYEIGKKLYEKGNVEYLNLPKSNVLKFNLKDNSWFALRPSGTEPKLKIYIGVCENDEIASEKKLEALKTKCNAFINSVLG; from the coding sequence ATGAACAATAAAAATTATGAAAAATGGCTTGAATATGACGAACTTGAGTGTGAGCTAAAAGAAGAGCTAAATAATATGGATGAAAAACAAATTGAAGATGCGTTCTATAGAGAAATAAGTTTTGGAACTGGTGGCATGAGAGGAATAATGGGAGCTGGTACGAATAGAATAAATACATACACGATAAGAAAAGCAACCAAAGGAGTTAGTAAATGGATTGAATCGCAAGGAGAGGCTGCAATGGATAGAGGTGTTGCAATAGCATATGATTGTAGATTGAATTCCAAAAAATTTGCTCAAATAGCAGGTGCTGTTCTAGCAACACGAGGTATAAATGTTTACTTGTTTGAAGAACTTAGGCCAACTCCAGAATTATCTTTTGCAGTTAGGGAGCTAAATGCATTTATGGGAATAGTAATTACGGCAAGCCACAATCCTCCAAAGTACAATGGATATAAGTTATATGATTCAAAAGGTTGTCAACTAGTGCCAAGTCAAATAAAACCAATCATAGACAACATAATTTCAATAGAGGATTCTTTTTCAATTGAATGTTTGCCAATTGAAGAATTGGTAAAACTGGGCAGAGTAAAACTAATAGGGAATGAAATAGATAGGAAGTACATAGAAAGAATCGAGGCATTGACTACAGAAAATAGAAATAATCTAGAAAAAATAAAAATAGTATATACTCCTCTTCACGGAGCTGGTTATGAACCCATGAGAAGGTCATTTGAAACATTTGATTATAAAGATGTTTATTTTGAGCCAAATCAGATAATACCAGATGGAAATTTTAGCACAGTGGATTTACCAAATCCAGAAAATAAAGAGGCATTTAATTTAGCTTTAAAATTAGCGACAAAAGTTAAGGCTGACTTGGTAATAGCTACTGATCCAGATGCAGATAGGATGGGAATAGCAGTGCTGAACAAATTAGGAGATTACAAATTACTAACAGGAAACCAAGTTGGAGCATTATTGATAGATTATATAATAGCGGAGAGGGATAAAGAAAATAAATTAGATTCTGATTTTAGAATAATAAATACAATAGTGACATCTGATTTTGGAGCTGCAATTGGAAGAAGTCATGGTATTGAGACAGATTCTACACTTACAGGATTTAAATATATTGGAGAAAAAATTGCAGAGTATGAATCTAATGGAAATCGAAAGTTTTTATTTGGATATGAAGAAAGTTATGGCTATTTAATAGGAGATTTTGTTAGAGATAAAGATGCGATTCAATCGGCTATACTATTTTCAGAAATGGCAAGCAATTATAAGAAGATGGGGTATACTCCATATGAAAAACTACAAAGTTTATATGAACATTATGGATATTACAAAGAGGAACTAATTTCATTTAAGTTAGAGGGAAAAGAAGGGTCTGAAAAGATAAAATTTATACTAGATGAAATTAGAAATAAACCAGAAAAAATAGTCAAATGGAAAGATATAAATTATATTGAAGACTATGAAATTGGTAAAAAATTATATGAGAAAGGAAATGTAGAATATTTGAATTTACCTAAATCGAATGTGTTGAAATTTAATTTAAAGGATAATTCATGGTTTGCACTTAGACCTTCAGGTACAGAGCCAAAACTAAAAATATATATAGGTGTTTGTGAAAACGATGAAATTGCAAGTGAGAAGAAATTAGAAGCATTGAAGACTAAGTGCAATGCTTTTATAAATTCCGTTTTAGGATAA